A window of Oncorhynchus keta strain PuntledgeMale-10-30-2019 chromosome 27, Oket_V2, whole genome shotgun sequence contains these coding sequences:
- the LOC118374558 gene encoding YTH domain-containing family protein 1-like isoform X1, with product MSATSIDPQRSKGQASKVQNGSLHQKETVHDNDFEPYLTGQSTQVRDWPQNSSYQSMTDPYLSSYYAPSIGFPYPLSEAPWSTGGDPPIPYLTPYGPLSNGDHHFMPDTVFGQPGGLGSSIYPHRFNFFPENPTFSTWGTSGSQGQQTQSSAYGGSYSYPPSSLGGTLVPDGQTGFHSDTLNKAPGMNSLEQGMVGLKIGGDLTGQGSGIKAVGSVIGGPPVVAQGNGGTSIGMPPPKPASWAAIASKPAKPQQLKTKVKPGMPSPGGTLPPPPIKHNMDIGTWDNKGPMNKVAQAPMQQQQAMSMPHGHPMQPQTPMQQNPMQPPPQSLLQQQMQPMALHHQHPPQPYQHQTQPPPPQTRWVAPRNRNLGYGQGGAGMDGSSMIGIVSGGNGGPPGSAGMVPGGVENHPVLEKLRAAHSYNPRVFEWNLKNGRVFIIKSYSEDDIHRSIKYSIWCSTEHGNKRLDGAFRSLNGKGPVYLLFSVNGSGHFCGVAEMRSSVDYGTSAGVWAQDKWKGKFDVDWLFVKDVPNSQLRHIRLENNDNKPVTNSRDTQEVPLEKAKQVMKIIVGFKHTTSIFDDFSHYEKRQEEEEEVRKTFEPPAPIQNRSRLEQERQNRSKQQ from the exons ATGTCTGCCACAAGCATTGACCCTCAG AGATCAAAGGGACAAGCATCTAAAG TGCAAAATGGTTCGCTGCATCAGAAGGAGACTGTCCACGACAATGACTTCGAGCCGtacctcactggccaatcaaccCAGGTGCGTGACTGGCCGCAG AACAGCAGCTACCAGTCCATGACCGACCCCTACCTGTCCAGCTACTACGCCCCCTCCATTGGCTTCCCCTACCCCCTCAGTGAGGCCCCCTGGTCCACCGGTGGAGACCCCCCAATCCCTTACCTCACCCCCTACGGACCCTTGAGCAATGGAGACCACCACTTCATGCCCGACACCGTGTTTGGCCAGCCTGGAGGGCTTGGCAGCAGCATCTACCCCCACCGCTTTAACTTTTTCCCTGAGAACCCGACCTTCTCCACCTGGGGCACCAGTGGCTCCCAGGGCCAGCAGACTCAGAGCTCAGCCTACGGTGGCAGCTATAGCTACCCTCCCAGCTCCCTGGGTGGCACACTGGTGCCTGACGGCCAGACAGGCTTCCATAGCGACACCCTCAACAAGGCCCCTGGCATGAACAGCCTGGAGCAGGGCATGGTGGGCCTGAAGATCGGTGGTGACCTCACAGGCCAGGGGTCAGGAATCAAGGCTGTGGGCTCTGTGATTGGTGGACCGCCAGTCGTGGCACAGGGGAACGGGGGTACGTCTATCGGTATGCCCCCGCCGAAGCCCGCCTCCTGGGCGGCCATCGCTAGTAAGCCGGCCAAACCCCAGCAGCTGAAGACCAAGGTGAAACCAGGCATGCCCAGCCCTGGGGGAACCCTGCCCCCTCCGCCCATCAAACACAACATGGACATTGGCACTTGGGACAACAAGGGGCCTATGAATAAAGTGGCCCAAGCCCCCATGCAGCAGCAGCAGGCTATGAGCATGCCCCATGGCCACCCCATGCAGCCCCAGACCCCCATGCAGCAGAACCCCATGCAGCCCCctccccagtccctgctgcagcaGCAAATGCAGCCCATGGCCTTACACCACCAGCACCCTCCTCAACCCTACCAACACCAGACCCAACCCCCACCTCCCCAGACCCGCTGGGTCGCCCCGCGCAACCGTAACCTTGGATACGGACAAGGAGGGGCCGGCATGGACGGAAGCAGTATGATTGGCATAGTCAGCGGGGGTAATGGCGGTCCCCCTGGTTCTGCCGGTATGGTCCCTGGTGGAGTGGAGAACCACCCGGTGTTGGAGAAGCTGCGTGCCGCCCACAGCTACAACCCCAGGGTGTTTGAGTGGAACCTGAAGAACGGCCGTGTGTTCATCATCAAGAGCTACTCTGAGGACGACATCCACCGTTCCATCAAGTACTCCATCTGGTGCAGCACCGAGCACGGCAACAAGCGCCTGGACGGGGCCTTCCGCAGCCTCAACGGCAAAGGACCCGTTTACCTGCTGTTCAGCGTCAACGGCAGCGGCCACTTCTGCGGCGTGGCCGAGATGCGCTCGTCCGTGGACTACGGGACCAGTGCCGGCGTGTGGGCGCAGGACAAGTGGAAGGGCAAGTTTGACGTGGACTGGCTGTTTGTTAAGGACGTGCCCAACAGCCAGCTGCGCCACATCCGCTTGGAGAACAACGACAACAAGCCGGTGACCAACTCCCGGGACACTCAGGAGGTCCCTCTGGAGAAGGCCAAGCAGGTGATGAAGATCATCGTGGGCTTCA
- the LOC118374558 gene encoding YTH domain-containing family protein 1-like isoform X2, which translates to MSATSIDPQRSKGQASKVQNGSLHQKETVHDNDFEPYLTGQSTQVRDWPQNSSYQSMTDPYLSSYYAPSIGFPYPLSEAPWSTGGDPPIPYLTPYGPLSNGDHHFMPDTVFGQPGGLGSSIYPHRFNFFPENPTFSTWGTSGSQGQQTQSSAYGGSYSYPPSSLGGTLVPDGQTGFHSDTLNKAPGMNSLEQGMVGLKIGGDLTGQGSGIKAVGSVIGGPPVVAQGNGGTSIGMPPPKPASWAAIASKPAKPQQLKTKVKPGMPSPGGTLPPPPIKHNMDIGTWDNKGPMNKVAQAPMQQQQAMSMPHGHPMQPQTPMQQNPMQPPPQSLLQQQMQPMALHHQHPPQPYQHQTQPPPPQTRWVAPRNRNLGYGQGGAGMDGSSMIGIVSGGNGGPPGSAGMVPGGVENHPVLEKLRAAHSYNPRVFEWNLKNGRVFIIKSYSEDDIHRSIKYSIWCSTEHGNKRLDGAFRSLNGKGPVYLLFSVNGSGHFCGVAEMRSSVDYGTSAGVWAQDKWKGKFDVDWLFVKDVPNSQLRHIRLENNDNKPVTNSRDTQEVPLEKAKQVMKIIVGFKHTTSIFDDFSHYEKRQEEEEETFEPPAPIQNRSRLEQERQNRSKQQ; encoded by the exons ATGTCTGCCACAAGCATTGACCCTCAG AGATCAAAGGGACAAGCATCTAAAG TGCAAAATGGTTCGCTGCATCAGAAGGAGACTGTCCACGACAATGACTTCGAGCCGtacctcactggccaatcaaccCAGGTGCGTGACTGGCCGCAG AACAGCAGCTACCAGTCCATGACCGACCCCTACCTGTCCAGCTACTACGCCCCCTCCATTGGCTTCCCCTACCCCCTCAGTGAGGCCCCCTGGTCCACCGGTGGAGACCCCCCAATCCCTTACCTCACCCCCTACGGACCCTTGAGCAATGGAGACCACCACTTCATGCCCGACACCGTGTTTGGCCAGCCTGGAGGGCTTGGCAGCAGCATCTACCCCCACCGCTTTAACTTTTTCCCTGAGAACCCGACCTTCTCCACCTGGGGCACCAGTGGCTCCCAGGGCCAGCAGACTCAGAGCTCAGCCTACGGTGGCAGCTATAGCTACCCTCCCAGCTCCCTGGGTGGCACACTGGTGCCTGACGGCCAGACAGGCTTCCATAGCGACACCCTCAACAAGGCCCCTGGCATGAACAGCCTGGAGCAGGGCATGGTGGGCCTGAAGATCGGTGGTGACCTCACAGGCCAGGGGTCAGGAATCAAGGCTGTGGGCTCTGTGATTGGTGGACCGCCAGTCGTGGCACAGGGGAACGGGGGTACGTCTATCGGTATGCCCCCGCCGAAGCCCGCCTCCTGGGCGGCCATCGCTAGTAAGCCGGCCAAACCCCAGCAGCTGAAGACCAAGGTGAAACCAGGCATGCCCAGCCCTGGGGGAACCCTGCCCCCTCCGCCCATCAAACACAACATGGACATTGGCACTTGGGACAACAAGGGGCCTATGAATAAAGTGGCCCAAGCCCCCATGCAGCAGCAGCAGGCTATGAGCATGCCCCATGGCCACCCCATGCAGCCCCAGACCCCCATGCAGCAGAACCCCATGCAGCCCCctccccagtccctgctgcagcaGCAAATGCAGCCCATGGCCTTACACCACCAGCACCCTCCTCAACCCTACCAACACCAGACCCAACCCCCACCTCCCCAGACCCGCTGGGTCGCCCCGCGCAACCGTAACCTTGGATACGGACAAGGAGGGGCCGGCATGGACGGAAGCAGTATGATTGGCATAGTCAGCGGGGGTAATGGCGGTCCCCCTGGTTCTGCCGGTATGGTCCCTGGTGGAGTGGAGAACCACCCGGTGTTGGAGAAGCTGCGTGCCGCCCACAGCTACAACCCCAGGGTGTTTGAGTGGAACCTGAAGAACGGCCGTGTGTTCATCATCAAGAGCTACTCTGAGGACGACATCCACCGTTCCATCAAGTACTCCATCTGGTGCAGCACCGAGCACGGCAACAAGCGCCTGGACGGGGCCTTCCGCAGCCTCAACGGCAAAGGACCCGTTTACCTGCTGTTCAGCGTCAACGGCAGCGGCCACTTCTGCGGCGTGGCCGAGATGCGCTCGTCCGTGGACTACGGGACCAGTGCCGGCGTGTGGGCGCAGGACAAGTGGAAGGGCAAGTTTGACGTGGACTGGCTGTTTGTTAAGGACGTGCCCAACAGCCAGCTGCGCCACATCCGCTTGGAGAACAACGACAACAAGCCGGTGACCAACTCCCGGGACACTCAGGAGGTCCCTCTGGAGAAGGCCAAGCAGGTGATGAAGATCATCGTGGGCTTCA
- the LOC118374558 gene encoding YTH domain-containing family protein 1-like isoform X3 — MSATSIDPQRSKGQASKVQNGSLHQKETVHDNDFEPYLTGQSTQNSSYQSMTDPYLSSYYAPSIGFPYPLSEAPWSTGGDPPIPYLTPYGPLSNGDHHFMPDTVFGQPGGLGSSIYPHRFNFFPENPTFSTWGTSGSQGQQTQSSAYGGSYSYPPSSLGGTLVPDGQTGFHSDTLNKAPGMNSLEQGMVGLKIGGDLTGQGSGIKAVGSVIGGPPVVAQGNGGTSIGMPPPKPASWAAIASKPAKPQQLKTKVKPGMPSPGGTLPPPPIKHNMDIGTWDNKGPMNKVAQAPMQQQQAMSMPHGHPMQPQTPMQQNPMQPPPQSLLQQQMQPMALHHQHPPQPYQHQTQPPPPQTRWVAPRNRNLGYGQGGAGMDGSSMIGIVSGGNGGPPGSAGMVPGGVENHPVLEKLRAAHSYNPRVFEWNLKNGRVFIIKSYSEDDIHRSIKYSIWCSTEHGNKRLDGAFRSLNGKGPVYLLFSVNGSGHFCGVAEMRSSVDYGTSAGVWAQDKWKGKFDVDWLFVKDVPNSQLRHIRLENNDNKPVTNSRDTQEVPLEKAKQVMKIIVGFKHTTSIFDDFSHYEKRQEEEEEVRKTFEPPAPIQNRSRLEQERQNRSKQQ, encoded by the exons ATGTCTGCCACAAGCATTGACCCTCAG AGATCAAAGGGACAAGCATCTAAAG TGCAAAATGGTTCGCTGCATCAGAAGGAGACTGTCCACGACAATGACTTCGAGCCGtacctcactggccaatcaaccCAG AACAGCAGCTACCAGTCCATGACCGACCCCTACCTGTCCAGCTACTACGCCCCCTCCATTGGCTTCCCCTACCCCCTCAGTGAGGCCCCCTGGTCCACCGGTGGAGACCCCCCAATCCCTTACCTCACCCCCTACGGACCCTTGAGCAATGGAGACCACCACTTCATGCCCGACACCGTGTTTGGCCAGCCTGGAGGGCTTGGCAGCAGCATCTACCCCCACCGCTTTAACTTTTTCCCTGAGAACCCGACCTTCTCCACCTGGGGCACCAGTGGCTCCCAGGGCCAGCAGACTCAGAGCTCAGCCTACGGTGGCAGCTATAGCTACCCTCCCAGCTCCCTGGGTGGCACACTGGTGCCTGACGGCCAGACAGGCTTCCATAGCGACACCCTCAACAAGGCCCCTGGCATGAACAGCCTGGAGCAGGGCATGGTGGGCCTGAAGATCGGTGGTGACCTCACAGGCCAGGGGTCAGGAATCAAGGCTGTGGGCTCTGTGATTGGTGGACCGCCAGTCGTGGCACAGGGGAACGGGGGTACGTCTATCGGTATGCCCCCGCCGAAGCCCGCCTCCTGGGCGGCCATCGCTAGTAAGCCGGCCAAACCCCAGCAGCTGAAGACCAAGGTGAAACCAGGCATGCCCAGCCCTGGGGGAACCCTGCCCCCTCCGCCCATCAAACACAACATGGACATTGGCACTTGGGACAACAAGGGGCCTATGAATAAAGTGGCCCAAGCCCCCATGCAGCAGCAGCAGGCTATGAGCATGCCCCATGGCCACCCCATGCAGCCCCAGACCCCCATGCAGCAGAACCCCATGCAGCCCCctccccagtccctgctgcagcaGCAAATGCAGCCCATGGCCTTACACCACCAGCACCCTCCTCAACCCTACCAACACCAGACCCAACCCCCACCTCCCCAGACCCGCTGGGTCGCCCCGCGCAACCGTAACCTTGGATACGGACAAGGAGGGGCCGGCATGGACGGAAGCAGTATGATTGGCATAGTCAGCGGGGGTAATGGCGGTCCCCCTGGTTCTGCCGGTATGGTCCCTGGTGGAGTGGAGAACCACCCGGTGTTGGAGAAGCTGCGTGCCGCCCACAGCTACAACCCCAGGGTGTTTGAGTGGAACCTGAAGAACGGCCGTGTGTTCATCATCAAGAGCTACTCTGAGGACGACATCCACCGTTCCATCAAGTACTCCATCTGGTGCAGCACCGAGCACGGCAACAAGCGCCTGGACGGGGCCTTCCGCAGCCTCAACGGCAAAGGACCCGTTTACCTGCTGTTCAGCGTCAACGGCAGCGGCCACTTCTGCGGCGTGGCCGAGATGCGCTCGTCCGTGGACTACGGGACCAGTGCCGGCGTGTGGGCGCAGGACAAGTGGAAGGGCAAGTTTGACGTGGACTGGCTGTTTGTTAAGGACGTGCCCAACAGCCAGCTGCGCCACATCCGCTTGGAGAACAACGACAACAAGCCGGTGACCAACTCCCGGGACACTCAGGAGGTCCCTCTGGAGAAGGCCAAGCAGGTGATGAAGATCATCGTGGGCTTCA